A region from the Flavobacteriales bacterium genome encodes:
- a CDS encoding RNA polymerase sigma factor, producing MNRKQYNIAVGEYSERVFRYAFKWSKNEAYSKDVVQEVFEKLWKNRKKVDHKKAKSWLFTTAHNLLVNHTKKKKMISREDLIHQEPYFKDNQYELQDLIEVALSTLPQVQKSILLLRDSEGYDYKEIGNILNLNESQVKVYLFRARKKVKNYLKDLAVLVA from the coding sequence TTGAATAGAAAACAATACAATATTGCAGTAGGGGAGTACTCTGAAAGAGTTTTTAGGTACGCATTTAAGTGGTCTAAAAATGAAGCCTATTCTAAAGATGTTGTTCAAGAAGTTTTTGAGAAGTTATGGAAGAACAGAAAAAAAGTAGACCATAAAAAGGCAAAGTCATGGCTGTTTACAACTGCTCATAACCTCTTAGTTAATCATACTAAAAAAAAGAAAATGATTAGTAGAGAGGACTTAATTCATCAGGAACCTTATTTTAAAGATAACCAATATGAGTTGCAAGACTTAATAGAAGTAGCTTTAAGTACATTGCCACAGGTTCAAAAATCAATTTTATTGTTAAGAGATTCAGAGGGATATGATTATAAGGAAATAGGAAATATTCTAAACCTTAATGAATCCCAAGTTAAAGTTTATTTATTTAGAGCTAGAAAAAAAGTAAAGAACTATTTAAAAGATTTAGCAGTCCTAGTAGCATGA
- a CDS encoding type IX secretion system membrane protein PorP/SprF: MIINKYNIEKWMFDYFEDNLTQHERIELERFLEKNKQFEEEFEFWKESYHDNVEVPVYEVPEGLYKASLFNRKSTVVALGVLLLGGILSVFGYHWINQSPELSSLMLDDKITEYFQEDKVSSLTEEKVEQESFVIEAKDSEDLREEAGTAEEISSLVKTTTENKAVDQGVVEHPKELLVHNAPVTTSFTSNNKGFRTSDERGEEKLVEQIGKVKNNVKPSAKRRLKNKETKFLQSLLAEGKVSPYHYQTNSTNERYTFLEFKRSPNRKRKANKDNVKTKSRNKEYLENIAIISTLFYKDKAKLRQKRRGKIIGRLKNEEIALINTHDPVFVLTNSNPTVNNLALVGGVGMPRIKTSLTNRWRGSVNEQNKAIITGDTYFSKLNAGVGIEAKVTEFTKQNYNSSSVGVTYSQRIQLKEKTSLSVGAKYAFNMHNYQDGNQSEAPLELTQNYVSSIMGETQSSFAHIGHSFSTALWYDGKMVYGGINFDNVKYIKNENNNANEFVEYINPFKFAIQLGTDYRRNVYSAWVVSPQVNYRYQQGVSELWLGSVLKYKRLLAGIGGSFSDAYKLNIGVQGGNLRLIYGFDYAKSKLENQFYGTHELSFRYLLRRKNNWKK; encoded by the coding sequence ATGATTATCAATAAATACAATATTGAAAAATGGATGTTTGATTATTTTGAGGATAATTTAACTCAACATGAGCGAATCGAGCTAGAGCGCTTTCTGGAAAAGAATAAACAATTCGAAGAGGAATTTGAGTTTTGGAAAGAAAGTTACCATGATAATGTGGAAGTACCAGTATATGAGGTGCCAGAAGGATTGTATAAGGCCTCTCTATTTAACAGAAAGTCTACTGTAGTTGCTTTAGGAGTATTGTTGTTAGGTGGAATCTTATCAGTGTTTGGGTATCATTGGATAAATCAAAGTCCAGAATTATCTTCCTTGATGTTGGATGATAAGATTACTGAGTATTTTCAAGAAGATAAAGTATCAAGTTTAACTGAAGAAAAAGTGGAACAGGAGTCTTTTGTAATTGAGGCGAAAGATTCAGAAGATTTAAGAGAAGAAGCGGGAACGGCTGAAGAAATAAGTTCGTTAGTCAAAACAACAACAGAAAATAAAGCTGTTGATCAAGGCGTTGTTGAACACCCAAAGGAATTGTTAGTACATAATGCACCTGTTACGACTTCATTTACATCAAATAATAAAGGTTTTAGAACAAGTGATGAGAGGGGGGAAGAGAAGTTGGTGGAGCAAATTGGAAAAGTGAAAAATAATGTGAAACCTTCGGCGAAAAGAAGATTAAAAAACAAGGAAACTAAATTTTTACAATCATTGTTAGCAGAAGGAAAAGTCAGTCCATATCACTACCAAACTAATTCTACTAATGAACGCTATACTTTTTTGGAATTTAAAAGAAGTCCAAATAGAAAGCGAAAAGCAAATAAGGATAATGTGAAAACTAAAAGTAGAAATAAAGAGTATTTAGAAAATATTGCCATAATATCTACGTTGTTCTATAAAGATAAAGCGAAATTAAGGCAAAAACGAAGAGGTAAAATAATAGGAAGGCTTAAGAACGAAGAGATTGCTTTAATTAATACACATGATCCTGTTTTTGTGTTGACTAATTCTAATCCAACAGTTAATAATTTAGCGTTAGTTGGAGGTGTAGGAATGCCAAGAATAAAAACAAGCTTAACCAATAGGTGGAGAGGATCTGTTAATGAGCAAAATAAAGCCATTATCACAGGAGATACTTATTTTAGTAAGTTGAATGCTGGGGTTGGAATTGAGGCAAAAGTTACTGAGTTTACTAAACAAAATTATAATAGTTCTTCTGTGGGCGTAACCTATTCACAAAGAATTCAGTTAAAGGAAAAAACATCATTAAGTGTAGGAGCTAAATACGCTTTTAATATGCATAATTATCAAGATGGAAATCAAAGTGAAGCACCTTTAGAACTCACCCAAAACTATGTGAGTTCAATAATGGGGGAGACTCAAAGTAGTTTTGCTCACATAGGCCACTCTTTTTCAACTGCTTTATGGTATGATGGTAAAATGGTATATGGAGGAATCAATTTTGATAACGTAAAATACATAAAAAATGAAAATAATAATGCAAATGAGTTTGTAGAATATATAAATCCTTTTAAATTCGCAATACAATTGGGAACAGATTATCGCAGAAATGTTTATTCTGCATGGGTGGTTTCTCCTCAAGTTAATTATCGTTATCAACAGGGAGTCAGTGAGTTATGGCTTGGAAGTGTGTTGAAGTATAAACGATTGTTAGCGGGGATTGGCGGCTCGTTTTCAGATGCTTATAAGCTAAATATAGGTGTTCAGGGAGGTAATTTAAGGTTAATCTATGGATTTGATTATGCTAAATCTAAATTAGAAAATCAATTTTATGGAACTCATGAGTTGTCTTTTAGATATCTTTTGAGAAGAAAGAACAATTGGAAAAAATAA
- a CDS encoding type IX secretion system membrane protein PorP/SprF, producing the protein MKLYKNISVLLVTLGFLLGAKTSFGQDPEFTQFYSNPLYLNPAFAGSKVCPRVALNHRNQWANLSGSFVTTSASYDQMVQSISGGLGLMVMTDNAAKTMKTTRVSGMYAYNQAVTRKFSINVGLEATFFQKSIDWDKLTFGDMIDPRRGFVYETNDVRREGAITGIDFSAGAIGYTENFFFGFAAHHLTEPQESLIKDDSKLPMKFTGHAGAIIPIGGGSKYAASDASVSPNILFRQQGTFTQLNMGVYIKKGPLTGGIWYRNEDAFITSVGIETDFFKIGYSYDVTVSKLSLASGGSHELSMGINFSCRPKKPKFRTISCPSF; encoded by the coding sequence ATGAAGTTATATAAAAACATATCTGTCCTATTAGTAACTTTAGGGTTTCTATTAGGAGCAAAGACCAGTTTTGGACAAGATCCTGAGTTTACTCAGTTTTACTCCAATCCTTTGTATCTAAACCCCGCTTTTGCTGGGTCTAAGGTTTGTCCTAGGGTGGCTTTAAATCACCGAAATCAATGGGCGAATTTATCTGGGAGTTTTGTCACAACTAGTGCATCTTATGATCAAATGGTTCAGAGTATCTCTGGTGGTTTGGGATTAATGGTGATGACTGATAACGCAGCAAAGACAATGAAAACAACCAGAGTTAGTGGGATGTATGCTTACAATCAGGCTGTTACGCGTAAGTTTTCGATAAATGTAGGGCTAGAAGCTACATTTTTTCAAAAATCAATAGATTGGGATAAGCTAACTTTTGGCGATATGATTGACCCTAGACGTGGATTTGTATATGAAACCAACGATGTAAGAAGAGAAGGAGCTATAACAGGAATAGATTTCTCAGCTGGAGCTATAGGATATACAGAGAATTTTTTCTTTGGGTTTGCAGCTCATCACTTAACAGAGCCTCAAGAATCTTTAATTAAAGACGATAGTAAGTTGCCAATGAAGTTTACTGGACATGCTGGTGCAATTATTCCAATAGGAGGAGGAAGTAAGTACGCTGCTTCTGATGCTTCAGTATCGCCAAATATATTATTTAGACAGCAAGGAACATTTACTCAATTAAATATGGGGGTTTATATCAAGAAAGGACCTTTAACGGGTGGTATTTGGTATAGAAATGAAGATGCATTCATTACTTCTGTTGGTATTGAGACAGATTTTTTCAAAATAGGATACTCGTATGATGTTACTGTATCTAAACTGTCTTTAGCATCTGGAGGATCTCATGAGTTGTCTATGGGAATCAACTTTAGTTGTCGTCCTAAGAAACCAAAGTTTAGAACAATCTCTTGTCCTTCTTTCTAA
- a CDS encoding DEAD/DEAH box helicase translates to MSFKSLGLSDAIVDAVAKKGYTKPSTIQEKAIPEVLKGKDILASAQTGTGKTAGFTLPILELLSKQPHSKGKRKIRALILTPTRELAAQILDNIKDYSANINLKSTVIFGGVNQNPQKRALNAGIDILVATPGRLLDLEQQKALSLKHIDLLVLDEADRMLDMGFIRDIKKIITLLPKKRQNLLFSATFSKEIKKLANEFLINPTLVEATPENTTVEKIKQRVIRVDRTRKTDLLIKLVKEGNWSQVLVFTRTKHGANRLSQKMEKKGITSAAIHGNKTQGARTRALKGFKENTIRVLVATDIAARGLDIPLLPHVVNFELPNIPEDYVHRIGRTGRAGANGEALSLVCIDENAYLKNIERLIDLSIDSSMVKGFEVDPTIKAEAPNPQRRNQRSGKGRNFKPRNKNSKHQKKKEQKNGNSISKFNNKGTAKPRRKQ, encoded by the coding sequence ATGTCATTTAAATCATTAGGGTTATCCGACGCTATAGTTGATGCTGTCGCTAAAAAAGGATATACTAAACCCTCTACCATACAAGAAAAAGCAATTCCCGAAGTTTTAAAGGGGAAAGATATTCTAGCTTCAGCACAAACTGGAACAGGAAAAACAGCTGGCTTTACACTACCAATTTTGGAGTTACTTTCAAAACAACCACACTCCAAAGGAAAACGAAAAATTCGAGCTTTAATCTTAACTCCTACACGTGAATTAGCTGCTCAAATATTAGACAACATTAAAGATTACAGTGCTAATATTAACTTAAAATCTACTGTTATTTTTGGAGGAGTTAATCAAAATCCACAAAAAAGAGCATTAAATGCTGGTATTGACATACTCGTTGCTACTCCAGGTCGTTTATTAGATTTAGAACAACAAAAAGCCTTATCATTAAAACATATCGACTTATTGGTTTTAGATGAAGCTGACCGAATGTTGGACATGGGGTTTATCAGGGACATCAAAAAAATAATTACATTACTTCCTAAAAAGCGACAAAACCTTTTATTCTCTGCTACTTTCTCTAAAGAAATTAAAAAGCTAGCTAACGAATTTTTAATCAACCCTACACTTGTAGAAGCAACACCTGAGAACACAACTGTAGAAAAAATAAAACAACGCGTTATTCGTGTTGACAGAACTAGAAAAACAGACTTACTCATCAAATTGGTTAAAGAGGGTAATTGGAGCCAAGTATTGGTCTTCACCCGAACAAAGCATGGAGCCAATCGTTTAAGTCAAAAAATGGAGAAAAAAGGTATTACTTCTGCCGCCATTCATGGGAACAAAACTCAAGGAGCTAGAACTAGGGCCTTAAAAGGATTTAAAGAGAATACTATACGTGTTTTAGTTGCTACAGACATTGCAGCTAGGGGGTTAGACATTCCTCTTTTACCGCATGTTGTAAATTTTGAATTACCCAACATTCCTGAAGATTACGTACATCGTATAGGTAGAACAGGAAGAGCTGGAGCTAATGGTGAAGCCTTATCTTTGGTTTGTATTGATGAAAACGCTTATTTAAAGAACATTGAACGTTTAATCGACCTTTCCATTGACAGCAGTATGGTTAAAGGCTTTGAAGTTGATCCAACGATCAAAGCTGAAGCCCCTAATCCACAAAGAAGAAACCAACGTTCTGGTAAAGGTCGAAATTTTAAACCTCGCAATAAAAATTCAAAGCACCAAAAGAAAAAAGAACAAAAGAACGGAAATAGCATTTCAAAATTTAACAACAAGGGAACTGCTAAACCAAGAAGAAAACAATAA
- the alaS gene encoding alanine--tRNA ligase gives MNAKQIRQTYLDFFEKKGHKIVPSAPMVVKNDPTLMFNNAGMNQFKDLFLGNSAIKDPRVANSQKCLRVSGKHNDLEEVGVDTYHHTMFEMLGNWSFGDYFKKEAIEWAWELLTDVFKIDKDRLYVTIFEGDQEDGLAIDQEATDIWANIIDPNRIIPSNKKDNFWEMGETGPCGPCSEIHVDLRPDSEREKIDGKSLVNEDHPQVIEIWNLVFMQFNRMADKSLVPLKHKHIDTGMGFERLAMALQGKTSNYDTDIFQPIIQHLERLSNLVYQTNDQLKNGEDTDINIAMRVVADHVRTIAFSIADGQIPSNNGAGYVIRRILRRAVRYGYQILNLKEPFIHELVPTLVKEMGEAFPELAKQQDLITKVIKEEEVSFLRTLAQGIKRLDNICTQIKENNKTTIEGPAVFELYDTFGFPIDLTNLIAQNYGLTIDEEGFKVELEKQKSRSRKASETTSGDWVILKEDDKEEFIGYDYTDGEVYITRYRKTTNKDKTIYQIVLNNTPFYPEGGGQVGDKGQLVGVNETVDIFDTKKENNLIIHFTKKMPEFPEVKFVAQINTDKRSLTTNNHSATHLLHEALRNVLGTHVEQKGSLVNDQYLRFDFSHFGKVTNEELIQIEALVNDKIRQAIPLNEFRNIPIAKAEEMGAMMLFGEKYGDTVRVIQFDSSIELCGGIHVQNTAKIGQFKIVSESSTAAGIRRIEAITSITADKFVQDQLDTITAIKVALKNPKNIAKAITDLQAQNNALAKEIEALKAEKAKGVKKDLINAIENKNGVNFLAQLVDIDSKSIKDLAFQLKGEVENLFMVLGSNANDKTTISVAVSDSLIKDKDLHAGNIVRELAKEINGGGGGQPSFATAGGKNPNGLESALKKAENYLA, from the coding sequence ATGAACGCTAAGCAAATTAGACAAACTTATTTAGATTTTTTTGAGAAAAAAGGACATAAAATAGTTCCATCTGCACCTATGGTGGTTAAAAACGATCCAACATTGATGTTTAACAATGCCGGGATGAACCAATTTAAAGATTTATTTTTAGGAAATTCTGCCATTAAAGACCCAAGAGTTGCTAACTCTCAAAAATGTTTACGTGTTTCTGGAAAACACAACGACTTAGAAGAAGTTGGTGTAGATACTTATCACCACACGATGTTTGAAATGCTAGGCAACTGGAGTTTTGGTGACTACTTTAAAAAAGAAGCTATTGAGTGGGCTTGGGAGTTATTGACAGATGTTTTCAAAATTGATAAAGACCGTTTGTATGTTACCATTTTTGAGGGAGATCAAGAGGATGGATTAGCCATCGACCAAGAGGCCACTGACATTTGGGCGAACATTATTGATCCTAATAGAATTATCCCTAGTAACAAAAAAGATAATTTCTGGGAAATGGGAGAAACAGGACCTTGTGGACCTTGTTCTGAAATTCATGTCGATTTAAGACCTGATAGTGAACGTGAAAAAATAGATGGTAAATCATTGGTCAATGAAGACCATCCTCAGGTTATTGAAATCTGGAACCTTGTATTTATGCAGTTTAATCGAATGGCAGACAAAAGCCTTGTGCCTTTAAAACATAAACACATTGATACAGGAATGGGGTTCGAACGTCTAGCTATGGCGTTACAAGGAAAAACAAGTAATTATGATACTGATATCTTCCAACCCATTATTCAACACCTGGAGCGTTTATCAAACTTGGTGTATCAGACGAATGACCAATTAAAAAATGGAGAAGATACTGACATTAATATAGCAATGCGCGTTGTTGCAGACCATGTGAGAACCATTGCTTTTTCGATTGCTGATGGGCAAATTCCTTCGAACAATGGTGCAGGATATGTAATTCGACGTATTTTAAGAAGAGCAGTAAGATATGGATATCAGATCCTTAACTTAAAAGAACCTTTTATCCATGAGTTAGTCCCTACTTTGGTTAAAGAAATGGGAGAAGCATTCCCTGAATTAGCCAAACAACAGGATTTAATTACTAAAGTGATTAAAGAAGAAGAAGTTTCTTTTTTAAGAACACTTGCACAAGGAATAAAACGTTTGGATAATATTTGTACTCAAATAAAAGAAAACAACAAGACAACGATAGAAGGTCCAGCTGTTTTTGAATTATATGACACATTTGGATTCCCTATCGACTTAACAAACTTGATTGCTCAAAACTATGGTTTAACAATTGACGAAGAAGGTTTTAAAGTTGAGTTAGAAAAACAAAAAAGTCGTTCAAGAAAAGCTTCAGAAACCACTTCTGGTGATTGGGTCATTTTAAAAGAAGACGACAAAGAAGAATTTATTGGTTACGACTATACTGATGGCGAAGTATACATTACTCGTTACAGAAAAACAACAAATAAAGACAAAACAATATACCAAATTGTACTCAACAACACTCCTTTCTATCCAGAAGGTGGTGGACAAGTTGGTGACAAAGGACAATTGGTTGGAGTAAACGAGACGGTAGACATTTTTGACACCAAAAAGGAGAATAACTTAATCATTCACTTTACTAAAAAAATGCCTGAGTTTCCTGAAGTTAAATTTGTTGCTCAAATCAACACTGACAAACGAAGCTTAACAACGAATAATCACTCTGCAACTCACCTATTACACGAAGCACTTAGGAATGTATTGGGAACACATGTTGAACAAAAAGGGTCTTTGGTAAACGATCAATATTTACGCTTTGATTTTTCTCACTTTGGAAAAGTAACTAACGAAGAACTTATTCAAATTGAAGCCTTAGTAAATGATAAAATTCGCCAAGCTATTCCTTTAAATGAATTTAGAAACATTCCTATTGCAAAAGCTGAAGAGATGGGAGCAATGATGTTGTTTGGAGAAAAATACGGAGATACTGTACGTGTAATCCAGTTTGATAGTTCTATCGAATTGTGTGGAGGTATACATGTACAAAACACTGCTAAAATTGGCCAATTTAAAATCGTTAGCGAAAGTTCAACAGCGGCTGGAATCAGAAGAATAGAAGCCATTACATCTATTACTGCCGACAAATTTGTTCAAGATCAATTGGACACCATTACAGCAATTAAAGTAGCTTTAAAAAACCCAAAGAATATTGCTAAAGCTATCACCGACTTACAAGCGCAAAACAATGCATTAGCTAAAGAAATAGAAGCGCTTAAAGCAGAGAAAGCTAAAGGTGTTAAAAAAGATTTAATCAATGCAATTGAAAATAAAAATGGAGTTAACTTTCTAGCTCAGCTAGTAGATATCGACTCTAAATCGATCAAGGATTTAGCATTTCAATTAAAAGGCGAGGTAGAAAACCTATTTATGGTATTGGGAAGCAATGCCAACGATAAAACAACGATCTCTGTGGCTGTATCGGACAGTCTGATTAAAGATAAAGACTTACATGCTGGAAACATTGTAAGGGAATTAGCTAAGGAGATTAACGGTGGAGGTGGCGGACAACCATCTTTTGCTACTGCTGGTGGAAAGAACCCTAACGGATTAGAAAGTGCACTGAAGAAAGCTGAAAATTATTTAGCTTAA
- a CDS encoding M23 family metallopeptidase: MSKTKYKYNPDTLSYDEVEVTWGTRLKKLSFHLVSGVVFSIILILLSYSTIKRWGRQEAERDLNIDKLELEEFNKKVAFAQEVLEDIEKRDTEIYRALFNADPYPDYKRIAGTGGNPNKYKNIEGTRHEDLIIKVSEKIEQLEKSLVAQSRSFDEVVSLVKRKEEMLKCIPSIQPISNKDLTRLASGFGMRMHPVHRILKMHTGLDFTASIGTNIYATGDGVVVRADSEMSGYGKLVIIDHGFGYETRYAHCHEYKVKVGQKVKKGDVIALLGNTGVSTGPHVHYEVRKNGNPVDPVHYFFNDLTPEEYEKVIEIASRPTSSM; the protein is encoded by the coding sequence TTGTCAAAAACAAAATATAAATATAACCCTGATACGCTGAGTTATGATGAGGTTGAAGTAACGTGGGGAACCCGACTAAAAAAGCTCTCTTTCCATTTGGTTTCTGGGGTTGTTTTTTCAATAATCTTAATCTTACTATCCTATTCAACCATTAAAAGATGGGGAAGACAAGAAGCTGAAAGAGATTTGAATATTGATAAACTAGAATTGGAGGAGTTTAATAAAAAGGTTGCTTTTGCTCAAGAGGTATTAGAAGATATCGAAAAAAGAGATACAGAAATATATAGAGCGTTATTTAATGCCGATCCATACCCAGATTACAAAAGAATTGCAGGAACTGGAGGTAACCCTAATAAGTATAAAAATATTGAGGGAACTAGACATGAAGATTTAATCATAAAGGTGAGTGAAAAAATAGAGCAATTAGAAAAAAGTTTGGTGGCTCAATCTCGTTCATTTGATGAAGTCGTTAGTCTTGTAAAACGTAAAGAGGAAATGTTAAAATGCATTCCGTCAATTCAACCTATTTCTAATAAGGATTTAACGCGATTGGCTTCAGGTTTTGGAATGCGAATGCATCCTGTTCATAGGATTTTAAAAATGCATACAGGGTTAGATTTTACAGCTAGTATAGGTACAAATATTTATGCAACAGGAGATGGAGTAGTAGTACGTGCTGATAGTGAAATGAGTGGGTATGGAAAGTTGGTAATCATCGATCATGGATTTGGATATGAAACAAGGTATGCGCATTGTCATGAGTATAAAGTGAAAGTGGGTCAAAAAGTTAAAAAAGGAGATGTAATTGCTTTACTTGGGAATACAGGAGTATCGACAGGACCGCATGTGCATTATGAGGTTCGAAAAAATGGAAACCCCGTAGACCCAGTCCATTATTTCTTTAATGATTTAACTCCTGAAGAATACGAAAAAGTAATAGAAATCGCTTCTAGACCTACTTCGTCAATGTAG
- a CDS encoding MerR family transcriptional regulator: MPYKPKEITKVYYSIGEVAKMFDVNTSLIRFWEKEFDVIKPQKNKKGNRLFTKADVENFHLIYHLVKERGFKLQGAKDKLKANKAETIQEHEIVKRLQHVKNTLLQLKEGL, encoded by the coding sequence ATGCCTTATAAACCCAAAGAAATAACAAAAGTTTACTACTCAATAGGAGAGGTAGCCAAGATGTTTGATGTCAATACTTCTTTGATTCGTTTTTGGGAAAAAGAATTCGATGTGATAAAGCCCCAAAAAAATAAAAAGGGAAATCGTTTATTTACTAAAGCAGATGTAGAGAACTTTCACTTGATCTATCACCTTGTAAAAGAAAGAGGCTTTAAACTTCAAGGAGCTAAGGATAAATTGAAGGCCAACAAAGCGGAAACAATTCAGGAACATGAAATTGTTAAGCGCTTACAACATGTTAAAAATACATTGTTACAATTAAAGGAGGGGCTTTAA
- a CDS encoding 6-carboxytetrahydropterin synthase yields MKTVYVTRRERFNAAHQMWNFNWTDEKNEEVFGKCSNKNWHGHNYELFVTVKGVPHPETGYCVDLKEVSRVINERVINHLDHKNINLEVPFMKGKLASTENLTIAIWEELEEAVKALGATLYKVKLNETENNFVEYFGEE; encoded by the coding sequence ATGAAAACGGTTTATGTAACGAGGAGAGAGCGTTTTAATGCAGCTCATCAAATGTGGAATTTCAATTGGACTGATGAGAAAAACGAAGAAGTCTTTGGAAAGTGTTCCAATAAAAATTGGCATGGGCATAATTATGAATTGTTTGTCACTGTGAAAGGAGTGCCGCATCCAGAAACAGGATATTGTGTTGATTTAAAAGAGGTAAGCCGTGTCATCAATGAACGGGTAATTAATCATTTGGATCACAAAAACATCAATTTAGAAGTTCCTTTTATGAAAGGGAAATTGGCCAGTACAGAGAATCTTACCATTGCGATATGGGAAGAGCTAGAGGAGGCGGTTAAGGCGTTGGGAGCCACGTTATATAAAGTAAAGTTAAATGAAACAGAGAATAACTTTGTTGAATATTTTGGAGAAGAATAA
- a CDS encoding Bax inhibitor-1/YccA family protein has protein sequence MLHNNFEQKEESESVFSEMMSDHVGERSVASSFVSNVFAMMTLALAISGAAAYWLIASEFYLNIGSIGIMVIQFAPLGLVLLMGFGYKKLSSLALTGVFIVYSVLMGLSIGMILLMYTASTVYVTFGITAATFLAMALLGYTTKSDLTKFGSLLYMALFGIIIAMIVNWFLGSEMLDYIISIVGVLVFTGLTAYDVQKIKELSYQVQDGAEDTKKMVVMGALNLYLDFVNLFLFLLRIFGGRD, from the coding sequence ATGTTACACAATAATTTTGAACAAAAAGAAGAGTCAGAAAGTGTCTTTTCAGAAATGATGAGTGACCATGTCGGAGAAAGAAGCGTGGCATCTAGCTTTGTATCTAATGTTTTTGCAATGATGACATTAGCATTAGCCATATCAGGAGCAGCTGCTTATTGGTTAATAGCGTCTGAATTTTATTTGAATATTGGCTCAATAGGAATTATGGTCATTCAATTTGCGCCACTAGGGCTAGTATTGTTGATGGGGTTTGGATATAAAAAGTTATCATCTTTAGCCTTAACAGGGGTTTTTATCGTCTATTCTGTCTTGATGGGACTGAGTATTGGTATGATTCTATTAATGTATACTGCGTCAACAGTTTATGTGACTTTTGGGATTACAGCTGCAACCTTTTTAGCAATGGCCTTATTAGGGTATACTACAAAGAGTGATTTAACAAAGTTTGGTTCTCTATTGTATATGGCATTGTTTGGGATAATCATAGCCATGATTGTTAACTGGTTTTTGGGGAGTGAAATGTTAGATTATATCATCAGTATAGTAGGAGTATTAGTTTTTACAGGGCTTACTGCTTATGATGTACAAAAGATTAAAGAATTGAGTTACCAAGTACAAGATGGAGCAGAAGACACTAAGAAGATGGTTGTAATGGGGGCATTAAATCTATATTTAGATTTTGTAAACTTGTTCTTATTCTTACTGCGTATTTTTGGTGGTAGAGATTAA
- the fabD gene encoding ACP S-malonyltransferase, with protein MKAYVFPGQGAQFVGMGKDLYEASAEAKELFEKANEILGFRITDIMFEGTAEELKETKVTQPAIFLHSVILSKVLGDDFKPEMVAGHSLGELSALVANGVLEFEDGLKLVSKRALAMQKACELQKSTMAAILGLDDEVVEGICNAVEGVVVAANYNCPGQLVISGSFEAVNEACEVAKEKGARRALLLPVGGAFHSPLMEPAREELAEAIKNTTFNTPSCPVYQNVTASAVNDPEAIKENLIAQLTAPVKWTQTMQQMIADGAASVTEVGPGKVLQGLFKKVDRKFPTASASVEA; from the coding sequence ATGAAAGCATACGTTTTTCCAGGTCAAGGAGCTCAGTTTGTAGGGATGGGAAAAGACCTTTACGAAGCTTCTGCAGAAGCAAAAGAATTATTTGAGAAAGCAAACGAAATTCTAGGTTTTAGAATTACAGATATCATGTTCGAGGGAACAGCAGAAGAATTAAAAGAAACTAAGGTAACACAACCAGCGATCTTTTTACATTCTGTAATATTATCAAAAGTTTTAGGAGATGATTTTAAGCCAGAAATGGTAGCAGGTCATTCCTTAGGAGAGCTTTCTGCCTTAGTTGCAAACGGAGTTTTAGAGTTTGAAGATGGGTTAAAATTAGTCTCAAAAAGAGCGTTAGCAATGCAAAAAGCTTGTGAACTGCAAAAGTCGACTATGGCTGCTATTTTAGGTTTAGACGATGAAGTTGTAGAAGGAATTTGTAATGCTGTTGAAGGTGTTGTGGTTGCTGCTAACTATAACTGTCCAGGTCAATTAGTTATTTCTGGCTCATTTGAAGCTGTTAATGAAGCTTGTGAAGTGGCAAAAGAGAAAGGAGCAAGAAGAGCGTTATTATTACCAGTTGGAGGTGCCTTTCACTCTCCATTAATGGAGCCAGCTAGAGAAGAGTTAGCAGAAGCGATTAAAAATACGACATTTAATACACCAAGTTGTCCTGTTTATCAGAATGTAACAGCAAGTGCAGTTAACGATCCTGAAGCTATTAAAGAAAACTTAATCGCTCAATTAACGGCGCCTGTTAAATGGACGCAAACCATGCAGCAAATGATTGCAGATGGAGCAGCATCTGTTACTGAAGTAGGACCAGGTAAAGTTTTACAAGGTTTATTCAAGAAAGTCGATAGAAAATTTCCAACAGCTAGTGCTTCTGTTGAAGCGTAA